From a region of the Cucumis sativus cultivar 9930 chromosome 6, Cucumber_9930_V3, whole genome shotgun sequence genome:
- the LOC101216575 gene encoding receptor-like cytosolic serine/threonine-protein kinase RBK2: MENDQESPASSSSNKTSERTLQRSKMLEVSIIEKLERQDSGNMATYGPIEIQTSGSNDSGDVDTQNQSKDETNQATGTPSIGSRSRPRGFSDSFASHELRLLDLEDETKDVASPRGVLEDCSRSLDSETTTSRASTSDWEGHPDSRNPSHWRGFFRLLKKGPQMRFQTFPPLKAVPKLTRRKSKRIREDMIPVVSPVIDSSIETEFCYFRSSWKNFTLSELEVACNNFSQENLIGEGGYSEVYKGQLEDGQLVAIKRLNRGSQEEMTADFLSELGIIVHVDHPNIASVIGYGVEGGMHLILHLSPHGSLASILYGSKERLDWSTRYKIALGIAEGLLYLHEGCQRRIIHRDIKAANILLRDDFEPQISDFGLAKWLPDQWTHHTVSKFEGTFGYLPPEFFMHGIVDEKTDVYAYGVLLLELITGRRALDSLQQSLVMWAKPLLSKQNLKELVDLSLVDAFDTEQMKRMISIASMCINQSSILRPEMSEIVQILKGDGVDNLELVKRQKSKLQRTYSEELLDAEEYNSTKYLSDIDRHLEIVLGTCNSDV, encoded by the exons ATGGAAAATGATCAAGAATCCCCTGCTTCTTCTTCCag taATAAGACGAGCGAGCGAACGTTGCAACGATCGAAGATGTTGGAAGTTTCAATTATAGAGAAATTGGAACGGCAAGACTCTGGGAATATGGCTACATACGGTCCTATTGAGATTCAAACGTCTGGAAG CAATGATTCAGGCGATGTTGATActcaaaatcaatcaaaagaTGAGACAAATCAAGCTACGGGGACTCCCAGTATAGGGAGCAGATCAAGACCGCGGGGATTCTCCGACTCTTTTGCTTCTCATG AGTTGAGATTATTAGATTTGGAAGATGAAACCAAAGATGTGGCATCTCCAAGAGGGGTGCTCGAAGATTGCTCGAGAAGCTTAGATTCTGAAACAACTACTTCTCGGGCCAGCACTTCCGATTGGGAAGGTCATCCGGACTCAAGAAATCCAAGTCACTGGAGAGGGTTCTTTCGTTTACTGAAGAAAGGACCTCAAATGCGATTTCAGACCTTTCCTCCTCTTAAAGCTGTTCCAAAACTCACCAGAAGAAAGAGCAAAAGAATTAGAGAGGATATGATTCCAGTAGTATCACCAGTGATTGACTCTTCTATAGAAACCGAGTTTTGCTATTTCAGATCTTCTTGGAAAAATTTCACACTTTCAGAGCTGGAAGTTGCATGCAATAACTTCAGCCAAG aaAACTTGATTGGCGAGGGTGGTTATTCTGAAGTTTACAAGGGCCAGTTGGAAGATGGACAACTTGTCGCGATCAAGCGGCTTAATAGAGGTAGCCAAGAGGAGATGACTGCAGACTTCTTGTCTGAGCTTGGAATTATTGTTCATGTTGATCATCCTAATATCGCCAGCGTAATTGGGTACGGCGTTGAAGGGGGAATGCACCTTATACTTCATTTATCACCCCATGGGAGCCTGGCATCCATACTTTATG GGTCAAAGGAGAGACTGGATTGGTCAACCAGGTATAAGATTGCTCTTGGAATTGCTGAAGGTCTCCTTTATCTTCATGAAGGCTGCCAAAGAAGAATAATCCACAGAGACATTAAGGCCGCTAATATATTGCTTAGAGACGATTTTGAGCCTCAG ATATCTGACTTCGGGCTTGCAAAGTGGCTTCCAGATCAATGGACTCACCATACTGTGTCAAAATTTGAAGGCACATTCGG GTACCTTCCTCCCGAGTTCTTTATGCATGGCATTGTTGATGAAAAAACTGATGTCTATGCCTATGGAGTGCTTTTATTGGAACTAATTACGGGACGACGAGCACTGGATAGCTTACAGCAAAGCCTTGTGATGTGG GCTAAACCCCTACTTTCTAAACAGAATCTCAAGGAACTTGTTGATTTGTCTCTTGTCGACGCATTTGACACCGAACAAATGAAACGAATGATATCAATAGCTTCAATGTGCATAAATCAATCTTCAATTCTACGGCCGGAAATGAGTGAG ATTGTTCAAATTCTGAAAGGGGATGGAGTTGATAATTTGGAGCTTGTGAAACGACAAAAGTCTAAACTTCAAAGGACATACTCCGAAGAGCTTTTGGATGCCGAAGAATACAATTCTACCAAATATTTAAGTGATATCGATCGACATTTGGAGATTGTTTTAGGTACCTGTAATAGTGATGtttag
- the LOC101218235 gene encoding probable prolyl 4-hydroxylase 4 codes for MFKFDNLLFIFLILTSSFIRESTCSYAGSASATVDPSKVKQISWKPRAFVYEGFLTDLECDHLVSIARSELKRSEVADNDSGKSKLSTVRTSSGMFISKNKDPIVSGIEDKISAWTFLPKENGEDIQVLRYEHGQKYESHYDYFVDKVNIAWGGHRLATVLMYLSNVTQGGETVFPLAEKPSHRRAYETDEDLSECAKKGVAVKPKKGDALLFFSLEPNAIPDTNSLHGGCPVLEGEKWSATKWIHVDSFSKNLGDIGNCTDLNESCERWAALGECTKNPEYMVGSPEMPGYCRRSCRIC; via the exons AtgttcaaatttgataatctGTTATTCATCTTCTTGATTTTGACCTCATCGTTTATTCGGGAATCAACTTGTTCTTATGCTGGTTCGGCTAGCGCAACCGTAGATCCTAGTAAAGTGAAGCAGATTTCATGGAAACCGAG AGCTTTTGTATATGAAGGTTTTCTAACGGACCTAGAATGCGACCATCTGGTTTCTATA GCGAGATCCGAGCTAAAGAGATCTGAGGTTGCTGATAATGATTCGGGAAAGAGTAAGCTCAGTACTGTACGAACGAGTTCAGGAATGttcatttctaaaaacaaG GATCCTATTGTTTCTGGCATAGAGGACAAAATTTCTGCATGGACTTTTCTTCCAAAAG AAAATGGGGAGGACATTCAGGTATTGAGATACGAGCATGGGCAGAAATATGAGTCACATTATGATTACTTTGTTGACAAGGTGAATATTGCCTGGGGTGGACATCGTTTAGCTACGGTCCTTATGTATCTCTCTAATGTGACCCAAGGTGGTGAAACAGTTTTCCCCTTGGCAGAG AAACCTTCCCACCGGAGAGCTTATGAAACAGACGAGGACCTCTCAGAGTGCGCTAAGAAAGGAGTTGCAG TGAAACCAAAGAAAGGCGATgcccttcttttctttagcCTTGAACCAAATGCTATACCAGACACAAACAGTCTCCATGGAGGTTGCCCTGTCCTTGAAGGAGAAAAATGGTCAGCAACAAAGTGGATTCACGTAGATTCTTTCAGCAAAAACTTAGGAGACATTGGGAATTGTACTGATCTAAATGAAAGTTGTGAGAGATGGGCTGCCTTAGGGGAATGCACCAAAAACCCAGAATATATGGTTGGATCTCCAGAAATGCCCGGCTACTGTCGGAGGAGTTGCAGGATCTGTTGA
- the LOC101217077 gene encoding uncharacterized protein LOC101217077 isoform X3, which yields MASSTAKITFRVIMVVILLLVLFYVGRPLYWKISATVHDIRQNKQTVKEGLSQIVLEAQKSVGWYHDESDSGVHDGNDGKKAGSGAIRRLLHQMD from the exons ATGGCGTCGTCGACGGCTAAGATTACGTTTCGTGTTATCATGGTGGTGATCCTCCTCCTCGTCTTGTTCTATGTCGGTCGTCCTCTGTACTGGAAGATTTCCGCTACTGTACATGATATTCGTCAGAACAAACAGACCGTCAAAGAAG GCCTCTCTCAGATCGTTCTGGAAGCTCAGAAATCGGTGGGATGGTACCATGATGAGTCGGACTCGGGCGTTCATGATGGAAATGATGGAAAGAAAGCCGGATCGGGTGCTATTCGGAGGCTGCTTCATCAG ATGGATTGA
- the LOC101217077 gene encoding uncharacterized protein LOC101217077 isoform X1 produces MASSTAKITFRVIMVVILLLVLFYVGRPLYWKISATVHDIRQNKQTVKEGLSQIVLEAQKSVGWYHDESDSGVHDGNDGKKAGSGAIRRLLHQAPSSRRGKRKKGLYSKIVLFR; encoded by the exons ATGGCGTCGTCGACGGCTAAGATTACGTTTCGTGTTATCATGGTGGTGATCCTCCTCCTCGTCTTGTTCTATGTCGGTCGTCCTCTGTACTGGAAGATTTCCGCTACTGTACATGATATTCGTCAGAACAAACAGACCGTCAAAGAAG GCCTCTCTCAGATCGTTCTGGAAGCTCAGAAATCGGTGGGATGGTACCATGATGAGTCGGACTCGGGCGTTCATGATGGAAATGATGGAAAGAAAGCCGGATCGGGTGCTATTCGGAGGCTGCTTCATCAG GCTCCATCTTctagaagaggaaaaagaaagaaaggttTATACTCAAAGATTGTGTTATTTAGGTGA
- the LOC101216841 gene encoding histidine-containing phosphotransfer protein 1 isoform X2: MEVGLMQRQWVDYTKSLFLEDFLDSQFIELQKLQDEGNPDFIVEVVSLFFEDSERLLNDLTAAFDQPDVDFQKVDGHVHQLKGSSSRCLRCLQQLKQETCLVKNKLENLFRMEQQIVAAGGSIPSTELIF, encoded by the exons ATGGAGGTGGGGTTGATGCAGAGACAATGGGTTGATTACACGAAGTCTCTATTCTTGGAG GACTTCTTGGACAGTCAGTTTATAGAGCTGCAGAAATTGCAAGATGAGGGCAATCCAGATTTCATTGTTGAAGTGGTGTCTCTTTTCTTTGAGGATTCCGAGAGGCTTCTCAATGATCTCACAGCAGCGTT TGATCAACCTGATGTGGACTTTCAAAAGGTTGACGGCCATGTTCACCAGCTTAAAGGAAGCAGTTCAAG ATGCCTAAGATGTCTGCAACAATTAAAGCAAGAGACCTGCCTCGTGAAAAACAAGCTTGAGAATTTATTCAGG ATGGAGCAACAAATTGTGGCTGCTGGTGGGTCAATCCCTTCGACAGAATTGATATTCTAA
- the LOC101216841 gene encoding histidine-containing phosphotransfer protein 1 isoform X1, with amino-acid sequence MEVGLMQRQWVDYTKSLFLEDFLDSQFIELQKLQDEGNPDFIVEVVSLFFEDSERLLNDLTAAFDQPDVDFQKVDGHVHQLKGSSSSIGAQRVKNVCIAMRSFCEEQNIDGCLRCLQQLKQETCLVKNKLENLFRMEQQIVAAGGSIPSTELIF; translated from the exons ATGGAGGTGGGGTTGATGCAGAGACAATGGGTTGATTACACGAAGTCTCTATTCTTGGAG GACTTCTTGGACAGTCAGTTTATAGAGCTGCAGAAATTGCAAGATGAGGGCAATCCAGATTTCATTGTTGAAGTGGTGTCTCTTTTCTTTGAGGATTCCGAGAGGCTTCTCAATGATCTCACAGCAGCGTT TGATCAACCTGATGTGGACTTTCAAAAGGTTGACGGCCATGTTCACCAGCTTAAAGGAAGCAGTTCAAG CATAGGTGCACAGAGAGTTAAAAATGTCTGTATAGCCATGCGAAGCTTCTGTGAGGAACAGAACATTGATGG ATGCCTAAGATGTCTGCAACAATTAAAGCAAGAGACCTGCCTCGTGAAAAACAAGCTTGAGAATTTATTCAGG ATGGAGCAACAAATTGTGGCTGCTGGTGGGTCAATCCCTTCGACAGAATTGATATTCTAA
- the LOC101217077 gene encoding uncharacterized protein LOC101217077 isoform X2: MASSTAKITFRVIMVVILLLVLFYVGRPLYWKISATVHDIRQNKQTVKEGLSQIVLEAQKSVGWYHDESDSGVHDGNDGKKAGSGAIRRLLHQFKTECLVKVEMRT, from the exons ATGGCGTCGTCGACGGCTAAGATTACGTTTCGTGTTATCATGGTGGTGATCCTCCTCCTCGTCTTGTTCTATGTCGGTCGTCCTCTGTACTGGAAGATTTCCGCTACTGTACATGATATTCGTCAGAACAAACAGACCGTCAAAGAAG GCCTCTCTCAGATCGTTCTGGAAGCTCAGAAATCGGTGGGATGGTACCATGATGAGTCGGACTCGGGCGTTCATGATGGAAATGATGGAAAGAAAGCCGGATCGGGTGCTATTCGGAGGCTGCTTCATCAG TTTAAGACTGAATGTTTGGTAAAGGTGGAAATGCGTACATAG
- the LOC101214686 gene encoding sugar transporter ERD6-like 16, whose translation MAIEQHKSFENGDSNGLQALEESLLVSHSSDCEGCEKAVKRSESSLWMVFICTLVAVCGSFEFGSCVGYSAPTQSVIREELHLSLPQYSMFGSILTIGAMVGAVTSGPIADFIGRKGAMRVSATFCITGWLAVYLSTGALSLDSGRVLTGYGIGVFSYVVPVFIAEIAPKNLRGGLTTLNQLMIVTGASISFLLGTVITWRNLALTGIIPCVFLIVGLWFVPESPRWLAKVGNERGFLVALQRLRGKDADISDEATEIREYNETLQSLPKAKLLDLFQSKYIRPVIIGVGLMVFQQFGGINGIGFYVSETFALAGPSSRKSGTISYACLQIPITIVGAMLMDKSGRKPLIMVSAGGTFLGCFLAGVSFFLKSHGLLLEWIPILTIFGVLTYIAFFSIGMGAVPWVIMSEIFPIHVKGAAGSLVVLVNWLGAWAVSYTFNFLMSWSPSGTFFVYSCFSLLTIVFVAKLVPETKGKTLEEIQATINPTRKGFETLS comes from the exons ATGGCCATTGAGCAGcacaaaagttttgaaaatggtgACAGTAACGGCTTACAAGCTTTGGAAGAGTCTCTTCTTGTTAGTCATTCTTCAGATTGTGAAGGTTGTGAAAAAGCTGTGAAAAGATCAGAGTCCTCCTTGTGGATGGTTTTCATCTGCACATTGGTTGCTGTTTGTGGCTCGTTTGAATTCGGATCGTGT GTAGGCTATTCAGCACCAACTCAATCTGTGATTAGGGAAGAACTCCACCTCTCTCTGCCTCAG tACTCCATGTTTGGATCAATACTAACAATTGGAGCAATGGTTGGTGCTGTAACCAGCGGTCCAATCGCCGATTTCATTGGCCGAAAAGGG GCTATGAGAGTTTCGGCTACGTTTTGCATTACGGGTTGGCTAGCAGTTTATTTGTCGACG GGAGCTTTATCCCTGGACTCTGGAAGAGTGCTCACTGGTTATGGAATTGGAGTTTTCTCCTATGTG GTTCCTGTATTCATAGCAGAAATTGCACCGAAGAATCTACGAGGAGGCCTCACAACACTCAATCAG CTTATGATTGTTACAGGGGCATCCATTTCCTTCTTATTAGGAACAGTGATAACATGGAGAAATCTTGCTTTAACTG GAATCATTCCATGTGTTTTTCTGATTGTTGGTCTGTGGTTCGTTCCAGAGTCTCCTCGATGGCTG GCTAAGGTCGGTAATGAGAGAGGCTTCCTCGTTGCATTGCAGCGGCTTCGTGGAAAAGATGCTGATATCTCTGATGAGGCTACTGAAATCAGA GAGTACAATGAAACTCTGCAAAGTCTTCCAAAAGCCAAACTCCTGGATTTGTTCCAAAGCAAATATATCCGTCCTGTTATC ATCGGTGTCGGGCTAATGGTATTCCAACAATTTGGAGGCATCAATGGAATCGGTTTCTACGTGAGCGAAACCTTTGCATTAGCTG GCCCCTCGTCAAGAAAATCTGGAACTATTTCTTATGCTTGTCTTCAG ATTCCGATAACGATAGTCGGTGCGATGCTAATGGATAAGTCAGGACGTAAGCCGCTTATAATG GTATCTGCTGGTGGGACATTTCTAGGCTGCTTTCTAGCAGGAGTTTCCTTCTTTCTCAAG AGCCATGGCTTGTTGCTCGAGTGGATCCCAATCCTCACCATTTTTGGAGTTTTG ACATACATAGCATTCTTCTCAATAGGAATGGGAGCTGTTCCATGGGTGATCATGTCTGAG ATATTCCCAATTCATGTGAAAGGAGCTGCTGGGAGCTTGGTGGTTTTGGTGAATTGGTTAGGTGCTTGGGCAGTTTCCTATACCTTCAACTTCCTTATGAGTTGGAGTCCTTCAG ggacattttttgtttattcttgtttttctttgttgacAATTGTATTTGTGGCAAAGTTAGTCCCAGAAACCAAAGGAAAAACATTGGAAGAAATCCAAGCCACCATCAATCCAACAAGAAAAGGATTTGAAACTTTGAGTTGA